A single window of Gammaproteobacteria bacterium DNA harbors:
- a CDS encoding LapA family protein: MSPKLILMLVLVSLVAVFIVQNTTVVEVRLLLWTVAMSRALLILGVLIVGMLLGAFLYSHIVRRRRM, from the coding sequence ATGAGTCCGAAGCTGATCCTGATGCTGGTTCTGGTCAGCCTGGTGGCAGTATTCATTGTCCAGAATACCACGGTAGTAGAAGTGCGTTTACTGCTGTGGACAGTGGCGATGTCGCGTGCCTTGCTGATTCTCGGTGTGTTGATCGTGGGCATGCTGTTGGGCGCCTTTCTGTATAGTCACATTGTCCGCAGGCGCCGTATGTGA
- a CDS encoding DoxX family protein, translating into MYSRFSSGINAIVNGANALSSLLDLFIRLWMANIFWSSGLVKIGNFDKTLDIFTTVFKVPLFNPTLAAVLATGTELIGAVLLVLGLATRFASASLIFLTFMAAISYHLDVPDAASTWGEGYLSHIYFGILLTVLMLHGPGKLSLDHYLWRRYSTHGN; encoded by the coding sequence ATGTACAGCAGATTTTCCTCAGGAATAAATGCAATCGTCAACGGGGCAAATGCACTGAGTTCACTGCTTGATCTCTTTATACGATTGTGGATGGCCAACATCTTCTGGTCGTCCGGTCTTGTCAAAATCGGTAATTTTGACAAGACACTGGATATATTCACCACTGTTTTCAAAGTGCCGCTGTTCAACCCCACACTGGCTGCGGTATTGGCCACTGGCACGGAACTGATCGGCGCTGTGTTGCTGGTGCTGGGCCTGGCAACCAGATTCGCCAGTGCCTCGCTAATCTTTCTGACGTTCATGGCCGCCATCTCATACCATCTGGACGTGCCCGATGCTGCCAGCACCTGGGGCGAAGGCTATCTGTCCCATATCTACTTCGGTATATTACTCACGGTACTGATGCTGCATGGCCCCGGCAAGCTGTCGCTTGATCACTACCTCTGGCGCCGCTATTCGACACATGGCAACTAA